The DNA segment AGGAAATTTAGTATCTGCTATTGGAGCTGCTTTATTAGCTGAAATGGCAATTGATGAAATTTTATTGGCTTTACCAAAAATGGAACAAGTCGATGGTCGATTTCAAGTAATTCACGGTCCAGATAACCGAAAAATCATTTTAGATTACGCACATACACCTGTAGCATTAGATGCCATACTACATGCCGTCAAAAAATTACCTCACAAAAAATTAATTACATTAATCACAGGGATTGGTATTCGTGATTTTTCTAAAATGCCGAAAATGGCAAAAACTGCTGAAGGTAAGGCTGATGTTTTAGTCGTAACGGTTGATCACCCTGGCTACAATGACCCTTGGAAAGTGGTTGATGCGGTCCTAAAAGGTTTCACAGAACCATACTTGCAACAAGTACTGACCGCTCCTTCTAGACATGAAGGGGTAATAAAAGCTTTAGAAGCAAGTCAACCCGGTGATATTGTTTTACTAACTAGTGGTTGCATTAATGGTTCGCAAATTGTCCAAGGTGAATATATTCCACACTCAGATGTAGACATTATTAACGATTATTTTTACAATACAAAATTAAGTGTATGAAACCCTTCTGGCACATTTGCCAGAAGGGTTTTTGTTTTTGTGGGCTGTTGCATTATAAGGATATCTGGCATTCATCGTGGGTTATCTCATATTCACAATATTTTATCTGATATTCGCGAACACTTATCTAATATTCACGTTTGGCGCACACAATTTGATCGTGAAAGAAAGATGTCACTTGGGTCCTTGATATTGGCAGATGCTAGACATAGATGCCTTGAATGAAGAAAAAACCTATTTAAGCTTATCATATAAAGAAGAGCTTAAGGCAATTGCCTTAAGCTCTTCTCAATACTATTATTCTAGTGATTTCCTTTTCTTAGCAGCGTTAATATATGATTTAAATAGACGCTTTGATGGTTCATCGTCAATTTGTGCGAACTCTTCAGGATGCCATTGGAAAGCAAATACAAAGGAATGCTTAGTACTTTCAACACCTTCAATGATGCCATCTGCTGCACGGGCAACGATTTTTAAAGGACTTTTCACTTCATTACAAGCTTGATGATGGTATGAATTCACTTTAAATTTGTCTTCTTTTAGCATTTTGTACATACGACTATCTTTTTCTACTTCAACAGGATGTGATCGATGTGTTCTTTCAGCTTGTTGTTTATGTTGCATGACGGGTTCTTCACGTTGGGAGTGAATGCTTTGATAAAGTGTTCCTCCAGTAGCTACGTTTAGCATGTGCAATCCTCTACATACACCAATGTATGGTTTGTCCAATTCCAATATTCTCTGAATTAACGCATACTCCATTGCATCTATTCGTGGAGCAATTTTACCTAAATTCACATGAGGTAACTGGTCATAATAAGCAGGATCGATATCCTCCCCACCTGTTACAAATAATGCATCTATTTGTTCACACATTGCCTCTAAATCTTCTCCTGGTATTAGTGGAATTAACAAAGGAATACCTCCAGCTTGCGTAATTGCATTGGGGTATACGGGTGGCATAAAGTAGCTACCATCTTCTAACACTTCTGCAGTAATACCAACGATTGGTTTCATCTATAATCTCCGTTCTATTTTTAAATTATCCTGTATCAGCAGAATATACCCAATTCATCTAAACTAAAAACATCACTATGTAGTAAATTAAATTTTAATAAAAGTGAATTTTAAGCATTTAATTAACTTAAAGTATACTTATTCGACAATGGAACTAAGGTTCTTTGTCAAATGACGTTGGTCAGTAAAACTGCTTTATTACGGCAGTCTTTTATTATGTAGTTTTTCAAGTATCCGTTGCTTTCCGTTCCAGATGGACGCTTTCCGCGGGCACGGCTTCAGCCTCCTCGTCGC comes from the Paenisporosarcina antarctica genome and includes:
- a CDS encoding gamma-glutamyl-gamma-aminobutyrate hydrolase family protein, whose protein sequence is MKPIVGITAEVLEDGSYFMPPVYPNAITQAGGIPLLIPLIPGEDLEAMCEQIDALFVTGGEDIDPAYYDQLPHVNLGKIAPRIDAMEYALIQRILELDKPYIGVCRGLHMLNVATGGTLYQSIHSQREEPVMQHKQQAERTHRSHPVEVEKDSRMYKMLKEDKFKVNSYHHQACNEVKSPLKIVARAADGIIEGVESTKHSFVFAFQWHPEEFAQIDDEPSKRLFKSYINAAKKRKSLE